In Patescibacteria group bacterium, a single window of DNA contains:
- a CDS encoding methionine--tRNA ligase, whose protein sequence is MDHITIQDFGKVDIRIGTVKKAEVPEWSHWVIKLTIDFGSEIGEKIIFSGIMKFYKAKDLENKQFPFVVNLVPKKIGPQGDYSNGMLMAVSTGETEEDKPALFNLKEKVENGSKVL, encoded by the coding sequence ATGGATCACATTACAATTCAGGATTTTGGCAAAGTTGATATTAGAATTGGAACTGTAAAAAAAGCAGAAGTGCCAGAGTGGTCTCATTGGGTAATAAAGCTTACAATTGATTTTGGATCAGAAATTGGTGAGAAAATTATTTTTTCTGGAATTATGAAGTTTTATAAAGCCAAAGATTTGGAAAATAAACAATTTCCATTTGTTGTAAATTTAGTTCCCAAAAAGATAGGACCGCAAGGAGATTATAGTAATGGAATGCTCATGGCAGTCTCTACTGGCGAGACAGAAGAAGACAAACCAGCTTTATTTAATCTAAAAGAAAAAGTGGAAAACGGCAGTAAAGTACTCTAA
- the pth gene encoding aminoacyl-tRNA hydrolase translates to MKLLVGLGNPEAKYFNTRHNIGYKFIDAMNENLKTKYKRKPGANSEKFLQSIIWDYSPFACLAKPLKYMNDSGISVKKLVDAYKLDLKDLYIVHDDLDIALGEYKIQFGKGPKVHNGIQSIIDELGTDQFGRIRIGIENRQALSEQSESKGRIPGDKYVLQDFTADEKPVINWTIQKLIHDEFFESLRYA, encoded by the coding sequence ATGAAACTTCTTGTTGGTCTTGGAAATCCAGAAGCCAAATATTTTAATACTCGTCATAACATTGGCTACAAATTTATTGACGCAATGAACGAAAACCTTAAAACAAAATATAAAAGAAAACCAGGAGCAAATTCTGAAAAATTTCTACAAAGCATTATTTGGGATTATTCTCCGTTTGCATGTCTTGCAAAGCCCTTAAAGTATATGAACGATTCAGGTATTTCAGTTAAAAAATTAGTTGATGCATATAAATTAGATTTAAAAGATCTATATATCGTTCACGATGATTTAGATATAGCCCTCGGTGAATATAAAATCCAGTTTGGAAAAGGTCCAAAAGTCCATAATGGCATTCAAAGTATTATCGATGAATTAGGAACTGATCAATTTGGAAGAATTAGAATTGGAATTGAAAACCGTCAGGCCTTGAGTGAACAAAGTGAATCGAAAGGTCGCATTCCTGGAGACAAGTATGTTTTACAAGACTTCACAGCTGATGAAAAACCTGTTATAAATTGGACTATACAAAAGTTAATCCATGACGAATTTTTCGAATCTCTCCGATACGCTTAA
- a CDS encoding carboxypeptidase M32 has product MTKLQEKYKEISLLSDIQAILSWDEEVNMPEKAAENRGEQTAFLVSLLADKWQDKTFQDLISKEKNKNTKRILERSLKIYNKIPKKLLIEESKLISESFTAWVEARKKKDFNIFAPYLEKLIYISRKKAKYLGYKNNPYDALLDLHEPGLTAEFVENLFSKLTPQLLEIIKNIKQTKKHTKFNMNINKQKEIAGFVLQKMGYDFNAGRMDVAPHPFETTLGRFDVRITNRYDEKSLESLTGAMHEGGHALYEQGADLKYENTPLDHGVSLGIHESQSRFWENMIGRSRQFCKYISSKYNLTPDEIYNLLNKVEKSFIRVDADEVTYNLHIAIRFEIENDLINGKIKVKDLPEVWNSKMKKYLGITPKNNSEGVLQDIHWAHNSFGYFPTYTLGNLYAGQWYYFLKKDIKNFDKLVESGNFKPILNWLRKNIHQYGSFYYPDELVKRVTGESLNPDYFVNYLKEKYES; this is encoded by the coding sequence GTGACCAAACTCCAGGAAAAATATAAAGAAATTTCTCTTCTTTCTGATATCCAAGCGATTTTAAGCTGGGATGAAGAAGTTAATATGCCAGAAAAAGCTGCTGAAAACAGAGGAGAACAAACTGCGTTTTTAGTTTCACTACTAGCTGATAAATGGCAGGATAAAACTTTTCAGGATTTAATTTCAAAAGAAAAAAACAAAAATACAAAAAGAATTTTAGAGAGATCATTAAAAATTTACAATAAAATCCCAAAGAAATTATTAATAGAAGAATCAAAATTAATTTCTGAAAGTTTTACAGCTTGGGTTGAAGCGAGAAAGAAAAAAGATTTTAATATTTTTGCTCCGTATCTGGAAAAATTAATTTATATAAGTAGAAAAAAAGCGAAATATTTAGGATATAAAAATAATCCATACGATGCATTATTAGACCTCCACGAGCCAGGTTTAACTGCAGAATTTGTCGAAAATTTATTTTCTAAATTAACTCCACAGTTGTTAGAAATTATAAAAAATATAAAACAAACTAAAAAACATACTAAATTTAATATGAATATTAATAAACAAAAAGAAATTGCTGGATTTGTTTTGCAAAAAATGGGTTACGATTTTAATGCCGGAAGAATGGATGTTGCTCCTCACCCTTTTGAAACGACTTTGGGAAGGTTTGACGTTCGTATTACAAATCGTTACGACGAAAAAAGTTTGGAAAGTTTAACTGGCGCAATGCATGAAGGCGGCCACGCCTTATACGAGCAGGGAGCAGACCTTAAATACGAAAACACTCCCTTAGATCACGGTGTCTCCCTTGGGATTCACGAAAGTCAGTCCAGATTCTGGGAAAATATGATTGGAAGAAGTAGACAATTTTGTAAATATATTTCATCAAAATATAATTTAACTCCGGATGAAATTTATAATTTATTAAATAAAGTTGAAAAAAGTTTCATCAGAGTTGATGCAGATGAGGTAACTTACAATTTACATATAGCAATTCGTTTTGAAATTGAAAATGATCTAATTAACGGAAAAATAAAAGTTAAAGATTTGCCTGAAGTCTGGAATTCGAAAATGAAAAAATATTTAGGAATCACTCCAAAAAATAATTCCGAAGGAGTTTTGCAGGATATTCATTGGGCTCACAATTCTTTTGGCTATTTTCCAACATATACTTTGGGAAATTTGTATGCAGGGCAATGGTATTATTTTCTTAAAAAAGATATTAAAAATTTTGATAAGTTGGTCGAATCTGGAAACTTCAAACCAATTTTAAATTGGCTAAGAAAAAATATTCACCAGTATGGAAGTTTTTATTATCCAGATGAATTAGTTAAACGCGTTACAGGAGAATCTCTTAATCCAGATTATTTTGTAAATTATTTAAAAGAAAAATATGAAAGTTAA
- a CDS encoding NUDIX domain-containing protein has protein sequence MKELKKGEDFIGNCVVFFCHDGKGNVVMSKRGQNARDEKGVWDIGGGGIEFGDTVENTLRQEIQQEYGTDVLDYEFLGYRDVHRINNNKPTHWIALDFKVLIDPSKVKNGEPHKFDDVKMFSVKDLPKEIHSQFPLFLKLYKEKLGI, from the coding sequence GTGAAAGAACTTAAAAAAGGTGAGGACTTCATAGGAAATTGCGTAGTTTTTTTCTGCCATGATGGCAAAGGAAACGTCGTTATGTCAAAAAGAGGACAAAACGCAAGAGACGAAAAAGGAGTATGGGATATTGGCGGCGGTGGAATTGAATTTGGTGATACCGTTGAAAATACCTTAAGACAAGAAATACAACAAGAATATGGCACAGATGTTTTGGATTACGAATTTTTAGGATATAGAGATGTTCATAGAATTAATAACAATAAACCAACTCATTGGATTGCTTTAGATTTTAAAGTTCTAATCGATCCTTCAAAAGTAAAAAATGGCGAACCGCATAAATTTGATGACGTAAAAATGTTTTCTGTTAAAGATTTACCAAAAGAAATTCATTCTCAATTTCCACTGTTCCTTAAACTTTATAAAGAAAAGTTAGGAATTTAA
- the trpS gene encoding tryptophan--tRNA ligase: MDKIVFSGIQPSGNLHIGNYIGSISQWVKGQNDGLNIFCIVDMHAITVPQEPEKLHSKSLELAKIYLASGIDPDKNILFLQSHNPDHANLGWILNCFVSMGQLNRMTQYKDKSEGKDFVSAGLFDYPALMAADILLYDTTEVPVGEDQKQHVELTRDIAERFNSKFGETFVIPKPVIPSAGGRIMSLVDPTKKMSKSDTNPNATIYLLDDPSIAKKKIMSATTDSDNQIKYNWKEKPGISNLIEIMNQLSGQSIEEIESEFAGKSYKEFKEAVSIIVGDFLSDFQEKYSEFDDNNKVLEILKAGSEKSFKLSHPKLQETYKKLGFVVNK; encoded by the coding sequence ATGGACAAAATTGTTTTCTCGGGTATTCAGCCATCTGGAAATCTTCACATTGGAAATTATATCGGCTCTATTAGTCAATGGGTCAAAGGCCAAAATGATGGGTTAAATATTTTTTGCATTGTGGATATGCATGCAATCACAGTTCCGCAGGAGCCAGAAAAGTTGCATAGCAAATCTTTAGAATTAGCAAAAATTTATTTGGCATCAGGAATTGATCCGGATAAAAATATTTTATTTCTTCAATCTCATAACCCGGACCATGCAAATCTTGGTTGGATTCTAAATTGCTTCGTTTCAATGGGCCAACTTAATCGCATGACTCAGTATAAAGACAAAAGCGAAGGAAAAGATTTTGTAAGCGCTGGACTTTTTGATTATCCAGCCTTAATGGCAGCAGATATTTTGTTGTATGACACGACAGAAGTTCCAGTAGGCGAAGACCAAAAACAACATGTTGAATTAACAAGAGATATTGCTGAGCGCTTTAATTCAAAGTTCGGTGAAACTTTTGTAATTCCTAAGCCAGTGATTCCGTCCGCAGGAGGTAGAATCATGAGCTTAGTTGATCCAACTAAAAAAATGAGCAAATCAGATACTAATCCAAATGCAACTATTTATTTATTAGATGATCCATCAATTGCAAAGAAAAAAATTATGTCAGCAACAACTGATAGCGATAATCAAATTAAATATAATTGGAAAGAAAAACCGGGAATTTCTAATTTAATAGAAATTATGAATCAATTATCAGGCCAAAGCATCGAAGAAATTGAAAGTGAATTTGCTGGTAAGTCATATAAAGAATTTAAAGAAGCAGTTTCAATTATTGTTGGCGATTTTCTTTCAGATTTTCAGGAAAAATACAGTGAATTTGACGATAATAATAAAGTTCTAGAAATATTAAAAGCAGGAAGCGAGAAATCATTTAAACTTTCTCATCCAAAATTACAAGAAACATATAAGAAATTAGGTTTTGTCGTTAATAAATAA
- a CDS encoding CvpA family protein — MNFSGNWVDLVIILVLIIFTYQGFVNGFWSILIDFISFFGSLLLSLKTYQFISSILQKNFAINLQIANAVGFLVSAVFIEIIISYFLTLLISKIPTKILHHPVNKIIGCILSFAQGVILVAFVITLAIALPINPKIKTDISNSQIGNYILSKTAGLEKEIDNVFGGAINQSLTYLTVEPESKTSVPLDAPSNNLTIDRDDETKMFQLVNEERTMRGIQALTWDIKLVVLGENYGKFMWQNHYFGHYDQEGHDVAYRMQQAEISYQVAGENLALAPTVEVAHTGLMNSPGHKANILDKDFKKIGIGVIDNGFYGKIFVQEFTN; from the coding sequence ATGAATTTTTCTGGTAATTGGGTAGATCTTGTAATAATTTTAGTTTTAATCATTTTTACTTACCAAGGTTTTGTAAATGGTTTCTGGTCAATTCTTATTGATTTTATTTCCTTTTTTGGTTCGCTTTTATTATCTTTAAAGACTTATCAATTTATAAGCAGTATTCTCCAGAAAAATTTTGCAATTAATTTACAAATCGCAAACGCAGTTGGTTTTTTAGTTTCTGCAGTTTTTATTGAAATTATTATTAGTTATTTTCTAACTTTACTCATTTCAAAAATCCCCACAAAAATTCTTCATCATCCAGTAAACAAAATTATTGGCTGTATTCTTTCTTTTGCTCAAGGAGTTATTTTAGTTGCCTTTGTCATTACTTTAGCAATTGCTCTTCCAATAAATCCTAAAATTAAAACAGATATCAGTAATTCTCAAATTGGAAATTATATCCTCAGCAAAACCGCTGGTTTAGAAAAAGAAATTGATAATGTTTTCGGAGGAGCCATAAACCAGTCGCTCACTTATTTAACTGTTGAGCCAGAAAGTAAAACTTCAGTTCCCCTTGATGCCCCAAGTAATAATTTAACGATTGATCGCGATGATGAAACAAAAATGTTTCAGTTAGTTAATGAAGAGCGAACTATGCGCGGAATACAAGCTCTCACATGGGATATAAAATTAGTAGTTCTTGGGGAAAATTATGGAAAATTTATGTGGCAAAATCATTATTTTGGCCATTATGATCAAGAAGGCCACGATGTTGCTTACCGTATGCAACAAGCAGAAATTAGCTATCAAGTAGCAGGGGAAAATCTGGCGCTTGCTCCAACAGTCGAAGTTGCCCACACTGGATTAATGAATTCTCCCGGTCATAAGGCAAATATTTTAGATAAAGATTTCAAAAAAATTGGAATCGGAGTAATTGATAATGGTTTTTACGGCAAAATTTTTGTGCAAGAATTCACAAATTAG
- a CDS encoding metal-dependent hydrolase, whose amino-acid sequence MKKELALHLITTILLFIPVFLLRFLNLQNLSNNLIFLPYLIGGLIGAVLPDIDHVIYVYYLKPYELTSQRVMYQAQKGNLTESWNILSNTRSERTNLIFHSILFQIIFVILSFLVITSSSSLLGKGLVIAFLLHLLLDEYLDLKTNINLQNWFKNIPIQLDQNQLTIYLLTNFAIILIFAFLM is encoded by the coding sequence ATGAAAAAAGAGCTTGCCCTCCATTTAATTACAACCATTCTATTATTTATTCCAGTTTTTCTTTTGCGCTTTTTGAATCTACAAAATCTTTCTAATAATTTAATTTTCCTTCCATATTTAATTGGCGGTCTTATTGGCGCAGTCTTGCCAGATATTGATCACGTGATTTATGTTTATTATTTAAAGCCTTATGAGTTAACCAGCCAGCGTGTAATGTATCAAGCTCAAAAAGGAAATTTAACAGAAAGCTGGAACATTTTATCAAACACTCGAAGCGAGCGAACGAATTTAATTTTTCATTCCATATTATTTCAAATTATTTTTGTAATTTTAAGTTTTCTTGTCATTACTTCATCAAGTAGTTTGCTTGGGAAAGGTCTTGTTATAGCTTTTTTACTACATCTTCTTTTAGATGAATATCTTGATTTAAAAACTAATATAAATTTACAAAACTGGTTTAAAAATATTCCAATTCAATTAGACCAAAACCAGTTAACAATTTATCTTCTTACAAATTTCGCGATCATTTTAATTTTTGCATTTCTGATGTAA
- the ftsH gene encoding ATP-dependent zinc metalloprotease FtsH: MEDENKKNNSKIPKIPQKGIKVKINLFRVGIAILIFLTIAPFVLAFFQNQIQSSEIPLSVGLDDIKGGKVSKVEVDNDTLTFDYKNGSTKTATKEDTISFTEILSRANIDPSSVNYTIQDQTISKTLGDVAGIVLPVLFTGGIIYLLFRMQTRNAGDIFSFGRSKAKLFAKGKQTITFKDVAGVDEAKKELEEIVDFLKHPAKYRAIGARTPKGVLLFGPAGVGKTLLARAVAGEANVPFFSMAGSEFMEMLVGVGASRVRDLFANAKAAAPSIIFIDEIDAIGRQRGRSGFVGGHDEREQTLNQILVEMDGFTPNDNVIVMAATNRGDLLDPALLRPGRFDRRITLDMPDKDGRKAILQIHARGKKFVKDINWDRIADRTVGFSGADLENMLNEAAIAAARADKKEINMEDVEEAATKVKMGPARHRLQSEEDRRITAYHEGGHAIVTNSIPNMDPVHRISIVARGMSLGHTLIPPAADRTHETKKHFEAQLAAMMGGRAAEEIIFNDITAGASNDIENATRLARAMVTDFGMSDLGPINMGAQTGYDDFGNVNWTEASSVSPAMQEKIDLEVKKFMDTAHKTAVAVLKKERKKLDAVALSLLKDETLDRDQFEKIVGDKNKSKAGENK; the protein is encoded by the coding sequence ATGGAAGACGAAAATAAAAAAAATAATTCAAAAATTCCCAAGATTCCCCAGAAAGGCATCAAAGTAAAAATAAATTTATTTCGAGTTGGTATTGCAATTTTAATTTTCCTAACGATTGCTCCTTTTGTTTTAGCTTTTTTCCAGAATCAAATCCAAAGTTCAGAAATTCCTTTATCGGTAGGCTTAGATGATATTAAAGGTGGAAAAGTAAGTAAAGTTGAAGTTGATAATGATACTTTAACTTTTGATTACAAAAACGGCAGTACAAAGACTGCAACCAAAGAAGACACAATTAGCTTTACAGAAATTTTAAGCAGAGCAAACATCGATCCTTCAAGTGTAAATTACACTATTCAAGACCAAACAATAAGTAAAACTCTTGGCGATGTTGCAGGAATTGTTTTACCGGTTTTATTCACAGGCGGAATTATTTATTTACTTTTTAGAATGCAAACCAGAAATGCAGGAGACATTTTTTCCTTTGGAAGAAGTAAGGCAAAATTATTTGCTAAAGGCAAACAAACTATTACTTTTAAAGATGTTGCAGGAGTTGATGAAGCCAAAAAAGAATTAGAAGAAATTGTTGATTTTCTAAAACATCCTGCAAAATACCGCGCTATTGGTGCCAGGACTCCAAAAGGAGTTTTATTATTTGGCCCGGCAGGAGTTGGAAAAACTTTGCTTGCAAGAGCAGTAGCAGGTGAAGCAAATGTTCCGTTTTTCAGCATGGCAGGTTCTGAATTTATGGAAATGCTTGTTGGAGTTGGTGCAAGCCGCGTTAGAGATTTATTTGCAAATGCCAAAGCAGCTGCTCCTTCTATAATTTTTATCGATGAAATTGATGCAATTGGCCGTCAACGAGGTCGAAGCGGTTTTGTCGGCGGTCATGATGAAAGAGAACAAACTTTAAATCAAATCTTGGTAGAAATGGACGGCTTCACTCCAAATGACAATGTTATTGTTATGGCAGCAACCAATCGTGGAGATTTGCTTGATCCGGCGCTTTTAAGGCCTGGCCGTTTTGATAGAAGAATTACTCTTGATATGCCAGATAAAGACGGCAGAAAAGCAATTTTGCAAATTCATGCTCGTGGTAAAAAATTTGTCAAAGATATTAATTGGGACAGAATTGCAGACCGTACAGTTGGTTTTTCAGGAGCTGATTTGGAAAATATGCTAAATGAAGCAGCAATTGCTGCAGCTCGTGCAGACAAAAAAGAAATTAATATGGAAGATGTAGAAGAAGCTGCAACTAAAGTTAAAATGGGCCCAGCGAGGCATCGTCTTCAAAGTGAAGAAGATAGGCGTATTACTGCTTATCATGAAGGCGGCCATGCTATTGTCACAAATTCAATTCCCAATATGGATCCAGTTCATAGAATTTCAATTGTGGCACGCGGTATGAGTTTAGGTCACACCTTAATTCCGCCAGCAGCAGATCGCACTCATGAAACTAAAAAACATTTTGAAGCACAGCTTGCAGCAATGATGGGAGGCCGGGCTGCTGAAGAAATTATATTTAACGATATAACTGCAGGAGCGAGCAATGACATTGAAAATGCCACAAGACTTGCAAGAGCCATGGTCACAGATTTTGGAATGAGCGATTTAGGCCCAATCAATATGGGTGCCCAAACAGGTTATGATGACTTTGGAAATGTAAACTGGACCGAAGCTTCAAGTGTTTCACCAGCTATGCAGGAAAAAATTGATTTGGAAGTTAAAAAGTTTATGGATACCGCTCATAAAACCGCAGTTGCAGTTTTGAAAAAAGAAAGAAAGAAATTAGACGCAGTTGCTTTAAGCTTATTAAAAGACGAAACTCTAGACCGTGATCAATTTGAAAAAATAGTTGGAGATAAAAATAAGTCCAAGGCAGGTGAGAATAAATGA